A window of Sodalis praecaptivus genomic DNA:
TGAGGGCGTGTGCCGCCCCGTTTTCCCCCTGACGCACGGCTTACCCGCCGAGCCGGTATTCCGCCTGAGCTGCTGTTTCGTTCGCCCCCGGCATCTTCCTGCATCCCCTTATGCATCGCGCCCTATAGCGCCACCGCGTTGCCACGGCCAACGCGCAGCAGATTGCGCGCTCCCGCGGGCGCTGGCATAAAAAAAGGCGATACCCTAAGGTATCGCCCTGCGTAGCTCCTGCTCAACCGCCGGGAGTTAGTGCACCGCCCCTTCGGCCTTACGTTTTTGCGCGCTGAGGAACTGGTATTTGAGCGTTTGGCTCTCTTTGTCCAGTTCCACCCGCACCGAGCCGCCATCCACCAGCGAACCAAACAACAGCTCGTTGGCCAACGGTTTTTTCAGGTTCTCCTGCATGACGCGGGCCATCGGACGGGCGCCCATGGCTTTGTCGTAGCCTTTGTCGCTGAGCCAGTTGCGCGCGTCGTCGCTGACTTCCAGCGAAACGCCCTTGGCATCCAGCTGCGCCTGAAGCTCGACGATAAATTTGTCGACCACCTGCTGGATAACCTCGGTAGAGAGATGGTTAAACCAAATCACATTATCAAGACGGTTGCGGAATTCCGGCGTAAACACCTTCTTTATCTCCGACATGGCGTCCGTGCTGTTATCCTGCTGAATCAGCCCTATCGACTGGCGCTGGGTTTCCTGCACGCCGGCGTTGGTGGTCATCACCAGTATCACATTGCGGAAATCCGCCTTGCGGCCGTTATTGTCGGTCAGCGTACCGTTGTCCATCACCTGTAACAGCAGATTGAAAACGTCCGGATGGGCCTTCTCGATTTCATCAAGCAGCAGCACGGAATGGGGATGCTTCAATACAGCATCGGTCAACAGGCCGCCCTGATCGTAGCCGACATAGCCGGGAGGCGCGCCAATCAGGCGGCTGACGGTGTGTCGCTCCATATATTCAGACATGTCGAAGCGCAGCAGCTCAATATCCAGCGCTTTGGCCAACTGCACCGTCACCTCGGTTTTACCGACGCCCGTGGGACCGGCAAACAGGAAAGATCCCACCGGTTTATGCTCCTGCCCCAGCCCGGCGCGGCTCATTTTGATCGCCTCGGTCAGCACCTCGATGGCTTTGTCCTGACCAAAAACCAGCATCTTCAGCCGGTCACCCAGATTTTTCAGCACGTCGCGATCGCTCGCTGAAACCGTTTTCTCCGGAATACGGGCGATGCGCGCCACTACCGACTCGATATCCGCCACGTTGACGGTCTTTTTACGCTTGCTGACAGGCATCAGCCGACTACGCGCGCCCGCCTCATCGATGACATCGATAGCTTTGTCCGGCAAATGGCGGTCGTTAATGTATTTCACCGCCAGCTCCACCGCTGCCCTCACCGCCTTGGCGGTATAGCGCACATCGTGGTGGGCTTCATATTTGGTTTTCAGCCCGGTCAGGATCTGCACCGTTTCCTCCACCGTCGGTTCCGTAATGTCTATCTTCTGGAAACGACGCGCCAGGGCGCGATCTTTTTCAAAAATATTGCTGAATTCCTGGTAGGTGGTGGAGCCCATCACGCGGATTTTGCCGCTGGAGAGCAACGGTTTAATCAGGTTAGCGGCATCCACCTGCCCCCCTGAAGCCGCACCGGCGCCGATGATTGTGTGGATTTCATCGATAAACAGAATGCTGTTCTGGTCCTGCTCAAGCTGTTTGAGCAGCGCCTTGAACCGTTTCTCGAAATCGCCGCGGTACTTGGTGCCGGCCAGCAGCGAACCGATATCCAGGGAGTAAATGGTGCAATCGGCGATCACCTCGGGCACTTCGCCGCGCACGATCCGCCAGGCCAGCCCTTCCGCGATGGCGGTTTTACCCACCCCAGATTCGCCCACCAGCAGCGGGTTGTTTTTCCGACGGCGGCACAGGACCTGAATGGCGCGTTCCAGCTCACGATCGCGGCCAATCAGCGGGTCGATGCCGCCGACGCGCGCCAGTTGATTAAGGTTGGTGGTGAAGTTTTCCATACGCTCCTCCCCGCCTGACTGCTCTTCGTTGACCGGCGTTTCAGGCCCGGGTGCCTGCGTCTCGTCTTTACGCGTACCGTGGGAGATAAAATTCACCACATCCAGCCGGCTGACGTCATGCTTGCGCAGCAAATAGGCCGCCTGGGATTCCTGCTCGCTGAAAATCGCCACCAGCACGTTGGCGCCGGACACTTCGCTACGCCCGGACGACTGGACATGGAACACCGCGCGCTGCAATACGCGCTGAAAACTGAGCGTGGGCTGCGTTTCGCGCTCTTCATC
This region includes:
- the clpA gene encoding ATP-dependent Clp protease ATP-binding subunit ClpA, translated to MLNQELELSLNMAFARAREHRHEFMTVEHLLLALLSNPAAREALEACTVDLVALRQELEAFIEQTTPTLPASDEERETQPTLSFQRVLQRAVFHVQSSGRSEVSGANVLVAIFSEQESQAAYLLRKHDVSRLDVVNFISHGTRKDETQAPGPETPVNEEQSGGEERMENFTTNLNQLARVGGIDPLIGRDRELERAIQVLCRRRKNNPLLVGESGVGKTAIAEGLAWRIVRGEVPEVIADCTIYSLDIGSLLAGTKYRGDFEKRFKALLKQLEQDQNSILFIDEIHTIIGAGAASGGQVDAANLIKPLLSSGKIRVMGSTTYQEFSNIFEKDRALARRFQKIDITEPTVEETVQILTGLKTKYEAHHDVRYTAKAVRAAVELAVKYINDRHLPDKAIDVIDEAGARSRLMPVSKRKKTVNVADIESVVARIARIPEKTVSASDRDVLKNLGDRLKMLVFGQDKAIEVLTEAIKMSRAGLGQEHKPVGSFLFAGPTGVGKTEVTVQLAKALDIELLRFDMSEYMERHTVSRLIGAPPGYVGYDQGGLLTDAVLKHPHSVLLLDEIEKAHPDVFNLLLQVMDNGTLTDNNGRKADFRNVILVMTTNAGVQETQRQSIGLIQQDNSTDAMSEIKKVFTPEFRNRLDNVIWFNHLSTEVIQQVVDKFIVELQAQLDAKGVSLEVSDDARNWLSDKGYDKAMGARPMARVMQENLKKPLANELLFGSLVDGGSVRVELDKESQTLKYQFLSAQKRKAEGAVH